A region of candidate division WOR-3 bacterium DNA encodes the following proteins:
- a CDS encoding transcription termination factor Rho, with amino-acid sequence MIQEELKRKKISELFDLAEKLNVPDYRDRNKQGLVLAIMEADARQKNIGAEGIEVGGVLEILQEGFGFLRSPDYSYLPSSDDVYVSPSQIKRFGLRTGDTIVGRARPPKNSERYFALLKIDTENGTPLSEDRRRIPFEALTPLYPLQRIQLEVPEKNDFSMRVEDLFVPVGKGQRGIIVSPPRAGKTILLQKIANCITTNHPEVKLIILLIDERPEEVTDMERSVKAEVISSTFDEVPERHVQVADMVMEKAKRLVEHGHDVVILLDSITRLARAHNLVVPHSGRTLSGGLDSNALQKPKKFFGAARNIEEGGSLTIIATALVETGSRMDEVIFEEFKGTGNMELILDRKLADRRIFPAIDLQRSGTRKEELLLSEFELNRIWVMRKLLAELNPVEMMEFVLDKMRLTRNNKEFLEAMSES; translated from the coding sequence GTGATTCAGGAAGAGCTAAAACGCAAGAAGATATCCGAGCTTTTCGACCTCGCTGAGAAGCTCAACGTCCCCGACTACCGGGACCGCAACAAGCAAGGCCTGGTCCTGGCCATCATGGAAGCCGACGCCCGCCAGAAGAATATCGGCGCCGAAGGCATAGAGGTAGGCGGCGTGCTCGAGATTCTCCAGGAGGGTTTCGGGTTCCTCCGCTCGCCCGACTACAGCTACCTGCCATCGTCGGACGACGTCTACGTTTCACCGTCGCAGATAAAGCGGTTCGGGCTCCGGACCGGTGATACCATCGTCGGACGCGCGCGGCCGCCCAAGAACAGCGAGCGCTACTTCGCCCTCCTGAAGATCGACACCGAGAACGGCACTCCCCTGTCCGAAGACCGACGCCGGATACCGTTCGAGGCCCTAACCCCGCTCTACCCGCTGCAGCGGATCCAGCTCGAGGTGCCGGAGAAGAACGACTTCTCCATGCGGGTGGAAGACCTGTTCGTACCCGTGGGCAAGGGGCAGCGCGGCATCATCGTCTCTCCCCCGCGCGCCGGCAAGACCATCCTGCTCCAGAAGATCGCCAACTGCATCACGACCAACCACCCCGAGGTCAAGCTCATCATCCTGCTCATCGACGAACGGCCGGAGGAAGTCACGGACATGGAGCGCTCAGTCAAAGCCGAGGTCATCAGCTCGACTTTCGATGAGGTACCCGAGCGTCACGTCCAGGTCGCCGACATGGTAATGGAGAAAGCGAAGCGGCTGGTCGAGCACGGCCACGACGTCGTCATCCTCCTCGACTCGATTACCCGCCTCGCCCGCGCCCACAACCTCGTCGTGCCCCATTCCGGCCGTACCCTTTCCGGCGGTCTCGACTCCAACGCCCTGCAGAAACCCAAGAAGTTCTTCGGCGCTGCCCGCAACATCGAAGAGGGTGGGTCGCTGACCATCATCGCGACGGCGCTGGTCGAAACCGGCTCGCGTATGGACGAGGTCATCTTCGAGGAGTTCAAGGGCACGGGCAACATGGAGCTGATCCTCGACCGGAAGCTGGCCGACCGCCGCATCTTCCCGGCCATCGACCTGCAGCGCTCCGGTACCCGCAAGGAGGAGCTGCTCCTCTCCGAGTTCGAACTTAACCGCATCTGGGTGATGCGGAAGCTGCTGGCCGAACTCAACCCGGTCGAGATGATGGAGTTCGTGCTTGACAAGATGCGTCTGACCCGCAACAATAAGGAATTCCTCGAAGCGATGAGCGAAAGTTGA
- the rpmE gene encoding 50S ribosomal protein L31 has translation MKPKIHPKYVESTIHCACGNVVKTRSTKPKMNVDLCSACHPFFTGKQKLVDTAGRVEKFRRKYGEVVPTKPAKVAKPAAAPKPPKPPKVRKPKAAKPTAETPPAEAAPEPKPE, from the coding sequence ATGAAACCGAAGATTCACCCCAAGTACGTCGAGTCGACCATCCACTGCGCCTGCGGCAACGTGGTCAAGACCCGTTCGACCAAACCGAAGATGAACGTCGACCTCTGCTCTGCCTGCCACCCGTTCTTCACCGGCAAGCAGAAGCTCGTGGACACCGCCGGGCGCGTGGAGAAGTTCCGCCGCAAGTACGGCGAAGTCGTCCCGACCAAGCCGGCCAAGGTTGCGAAGCCGGCCGCGGCTCCCAAGCCACCCAAGCCGCCGAAGGTAAGAAAACCCAAGGCCGCCAAGCCAACGGCAGAGACCCCGCCGGCCGAGGCCGCACCCGAACCGAAGCCGGAATAG
- a CDS encoding peptide chain release factor 2 translates to MPARRIELAELTKASTQPDFWSAAERAQTTMRRIAELNDTLSRVDKLAGEIKDTTEMVGLFDESDEAARAELAAQVELMGRELEALEERAMFRSEEDSRAAIVSIHPGAGGTESCDWAEMLYRMLTRYIELQGLKCDVLDLQPNDEAGIKEATLEVSGAYAFGLLKSEIGVHRLVRVSPFDANKRRHTSFAAVSVFPEVEDIEVEINPSDLKFDTFRAGGHGGQNVNKVSSAVRITHVPTNIVVVCQNERSQFQNKTNALKILRSRLYDLHKREQDEKREKLEAAKTEIAWGHQIRSYVFFPYQQVKDHRTDYTTHDLVGVMDGHIESFVHAFLTQPGKDEDRKT, encoded by the coding sequence CTGCCCGCTCGCCGGATCGAACTAGCCGAACTCACCAAAGCCAGCACCCAGCCTGATTTCTGGAGTGCCGCCGAGCGCGCCCAGACCACCATGCGGCGCATCGCGGAACTGAACGACACGCTCAGCCGCGTAGACAAGCTCGCCGGCGAGATCAAGGACACAACCGAGATGGTCGGCCTCTTCGACGAGTCGGACGAAGCTGCCCGCGCGGAGCTCGCGGCACAGGTCGAGCTCATGGGCCGTGAACTCGAAGCACTCGAAGAGCGGGCGATGTTCCGCTCCGAGGAAGACTCCCGCGCTGCCATCGTCTCGATTCACCCGGGCGCCGGCGGCACGGAGTCCTGCGACTGGGCGGAGATGCTCTACCGGATGCTCACCCGCTACATCGAGCTCCAGGGCCTCAAGTGTGACGTGCTCGACCTCCAGCCCAACGACGAGGCCGGGATAAAGGAGGCGACGCTCGAGGTCAGCGGCGCCTATGCCTTCGGCCTGCTCAAGTCTGAAATCGGGGTCCATCGCCTGGTCCGCGTTTCGCCCTTCGACGCCAACAAACGTCGGCACACGAGTTTCGCGGCCGTCTCGGTTTTTCCCGAGGTCGAAGATATCGAGGTCGAAATCAACCCCAGCGACCTGAAGTTCGACACCTTCCGCGCCGGTGGCCACGGCGGACAGAACGTCAACAAGGTCAGCTCGGCCGTACGCATCACCCATGTCCCGACCAATATCGTGGTCGTCTGCCAGAACGAGCGCTCCCAGTTCCAGAACAAGACCAACGCCCTCAAGATTCTCCGCTCCCGACTCTACGACCTCCACAAGCGCGAACAGGACGAGAAGCGCGAGAAGCTGGAAGCGGCCAAGACCGAAATCGCCTGGGGCCACCAGATTCGCTCCTACGTCTTCTTCCCCTACCAGCAGGTGAAGGACCACCGAACTGACTACACTACCCACGACCTCGTCGGAGTTATGGACGGGCACATCGAGAGCTTCGTCCACGCCTTCCTCACCCAGCCGGGAAAGGACGAAGACCGGAAAACGTGA
- a CDS encoding ferredoxin, producing the protein MKASIDKELCTGCELCVSSCPDIFEIDGDVAKLKVDSIPEGAEECVQQAAEDCPSSAIKVED; encoded by the coding sequence ATGAAAGCATCAATAGACAAAGAGCTCTGCACCGGCTGTGAGTTGTGTGTCAGCAGCTGCCCGGACATCTTCGAAATCGACGGCGATGTCGCCAAGCTCAAGGTTGACAGCATCCCCGAAGGGGCAGAAGAGTGCGTGCAGCAGGCAGCCGAAGACTGCCCGTCCAGCGCCATCAAAGTCGAAGACTAG